The following coding sequences are from one Ornithorhynchus anatinus isolate Pmale09 chromosome 11, mOrnAna1.pri.v4, whole genome shotgun sequence window:
- the LOC100080776 gene encoding ADP-ribosylation factor 2: protein MGNVFEKLFKSLFGKKEMRILMVGLDAAGKTTILYKLKLGEIVTTIPTIGFNVETVEYKNISFTVWDVGGQDKIRPLWRHYFQNTQGLIFVVDSNDRERVNEAREELTRMLAEDELRDAVLLVFVNKQDLPNAMNAAEITDKLGLHSLRHRTWYIQATCATSGDGLYEGLDWLANQLKNQK, encoded by the exons ATGGGGAACGTCTTCGAGAAGCTGTTCAAAAGCCTGTTCGGGAAGAAGGAGATGCGGATCCTTATGGTGGGCCTGGACGCGGCCGGGAAGACCACCATCTTGTACAAGCTGAAGCTGGGCGAGATCGTGACCACCATCCCCACCATAG gttTCAACGTGGAGACGGTAGAATACAAAAACATCAGCTTCACGGTCTGGGACGTGGGCGGCCAGGACAAGATCAGGCCGCTGTGGCGTCACTATTTCCAGAACACGCAAG gcctgatCTTCGTCGTGGACAGCAATGACCGGGAACGGGTGAACGAGGCCCGAGAAGAGCTCACCAGGATGTTGGCCGAAGACGAACTCAGGGACGCGGTGTTGCTCGTGTTTGTGAACAAGCAG GACTTGCCCAACGCCATGAACGCGGCGGAGATCACGGACAAGCTGGGCCTTCACTCCCTCCGCCACCGGACCTGGTACATCCAGGCCACCTGCGCCACCAGCGGGGACGGGCTCTACGAGGGGCTGGACTGGCTGGCCAACCAGCTCAAGAACCAGAAGTga
- the SMARCD2 gene encoding SWI/SNF-related matrix-associated actin-dependent regulator of chromatin subfamily D member 2, whose translation MSGRGAGGFPLSPGGGAVAAALGAPPPPAGPGMLPGPPMRGPGPGPGPGPAGPAGGPNAAAAAAAAAAAFRPMGPTGPTAPYQRPGMSPGSRMPMGGLQVGPPAGPPFGTASPLRPGMPPAMMDPFRKRLLVPQAQPPLPPQRRGLKRRKMADKVLPQRIRELVPESQAYMDLLAFERKLDQTIARKRMEIQEAIKKPLTQKRKLRIYISNTFSPSKAEGEGAAGTAGAAPGAAPGDKVASWELRVEGKLLDDPSKQKRKFSSFFKSLVIELDKELYGPDNHLVEWHRMPTTQETDGFQVKRPGDLNVKCTLLLMLDHQPPQYKLDPRLARLLGVHTQTRAAIMQALWLYIKHNQLQDGHEREYINCNRYFRQIFSCGRLRFSEIPMKLAGLLQHPDPIVINHIISVDPSDQKKTACYDIDVEVDDPLKAQMSNFLASTTNQQEIASLDGKIHETIESINQLKTQRDFMLSFSTDPQDFIQEWLRSQRRDLKIITDVIGNPEEERRSAFYHQPWAQEAVGRHIFAKVQQRRQELEQVLGLRLT comes from the exons ATGTCGGGGCGCGGCGCCGGCGGGTTCCCGCtgagccccgggggcggggcggtggcCGCGGCGCtgggggcgccccctccccccgcggggcCCGGGATGCTGCCCGGCCCGCCCatgcggggcccggggccggggccggggccggggcccgccgggcccgccggggGACCCaacgccgccgctgccgccgccgccgccgccgccgccttccgcCCCATGGGGCCCACCGGGCCCACTGCTCCCTACCAG cggccGGGCATGTCGCCCGGGAGCCGCATGCCCATGGGGGGTCTGCAGGTGGggccccccgccgggccgccgTTCGGGACGGCCTCCCCGCTGCGCCCCGGGATGCCGCCGGCCATGATGGACCCGTTTCGCAAGCGCCTGCTggtgccccaggcccagcccccgcTGCCTCCCCAGCGCCGAGG CCTGAAGAGAAGAAAGATGGCGGACAAAGTTCTACCTCAGCGG ATCCGGGAGCTGGTCCCGGAGTCTCAGGCCTACATGGACCTGCTGGCTTTTGAGCGGAAACTGGACCAAACCATCGCCCGGAAGCGCATGGAGATCCAGGAGGCCATCAAGAAACCCCTCACG CAAAAGCGGAAGCTGCGCATCTACATCTCCAACACCTTCAGCCCCAGCAAGGCGGAGGGCGAGGGGGCCGCGGGCAcggccggggcggccccgggcgcGGCCCCGGGGGACAAGGTGGCCTCCTGGGAGCTGCGCGTGGAGGGGAAGCTGCTGGATGAC CCCAGCAAGCAGAAGAGGAagttctcttccttcttcaagaGTCTGGTCATCGAGCTGGACAAGGAGCTGTACGGGCCCGACAACcacctggtggag tgGCACCGGATGCCGACGACCCAGGAGACCGACGGCTTCCAGGTGAAGCGGCCGGGGGATCTGAACGTCAAGTGCACCCTGCTGCTCATGCTGGACCACCAG CCCCCCCAGTACAAGCTGGACCCGCGGCTGGCCCGGCTGCTGGGCGTGCACACCCAGACCCGGGCGGCCATCATGCAGGCGCTGTGGCTCTACATCAAACACAACCAGCTGCAGGACGGCCACGAGCGAGAGTACATCAACTGTAACCGCTACTTCCGCcag aTCTTCAGCTGCGGCCGCCTGCGTTTCTCGGAGATCCCCATGAAGCTGGCGGGGCTGCTGCAGCACCCGGATCCCATCGTCATCAACCACATCATCag cGTGGACCCCAGCGACCAGAAGAAGACGGCCTGCTACGACATCGACGTGGAGGTGGACGACCCCCTCAAGGCCCAGATGAGCAACTTCCTGGCCTCCACCACCAACCAGCAGGAGATCGCCTCGCTGGACGGCAAG ATCCACGAGACCATCGAGTCCATCAACCAGCTGAAGACCCAGCGGGACTTCATGCTGAGTTTCAGCACGGACCCCCAGGACTTCATCCAGGAATGGCTGCGCTCCCAGCGCCGCGACCTCAAg atcATCACGGACGTCATCGGGAACCCGGAGGAGGAACGCCGCTCTGCCTTCTACCACCAGCCCTGGGCCCAGGAGGCCGTGGGCCGCCATATCTTCGCCAAG GTACAGCAGCGCCGGCAGGAACTGGAACAGGTGCTGGGCCTCCGCCTGACCTAA
- the PSMC5 gene encoding 26S proteasome regulatory subunit 8 — MALDGPDQMELEEGKVGSGLRQYYLSKIEELQLIVNDKSQNLRRLQAQRNELNAKVRLLREELQLLQEQGSYVGEVVRAMDKKKVLVKVHPEGKFVVDVDKNIDINDVTPNCRVALRNDSYTLHKILPNKVDPLVSLMMVEKVPDSTYEMIGGLDKQIKEIKEVIELPVKHPELFEALGIAQPKGVLLYGPPGTGKTLLARAVAHHTDCTFIRVSGSELVQKFIGEGARMVRELFVMAREHAPSIIFMDEIDSIGSSRLEGGSGGDSEVQRTMLELLNQLDGFEATKNIKVIMATNRIDILDSALLRPGRIDRKIEFPPPNEEARLDILKIHSRKMNLTRGINLRKIAELMPGASGAEVKGVCTEAGMYALRERRVHVTQEDFEMAVAKVMQKDSEKNMSIKKLWK; from the exons ATGGAGTTGGAGGAGGGCAAGGTGGGCAGCGGCCTCCGCCAGTATTACCTGTCAAAGATCGAGGAGCTGCAG CTGATCGTAAACGACAAGAGCCAGAACCTGCGGCGACtgcaggcccagagaaacgagcTGAATGCCAAGG TGCGGCTGCTACGGGAAGAGCTCCAGCTGCTGCAGGAGCAGGGCTCCTACGTCGGGGAGGTGGTCCGGGCCATGGACAAGAAGAAGGTGTTGGTCAAG GTCCATCCCGAGGGCAAGTTCGTGGTGGACGTGGACAAGAACATAGACATCAACGAC GTGACCCCCAACTGCCGCGTGGCCCTGCGCAACGACAGCTACACCCTGCACAAGATCCTGCCCAACAAAGTCGACCCCCTGGTGTCGCTCATGATGGTGGAGAAGGTGCCCGACTCCACCTACGAGATGATAGGCGGCCTGGACAAGCAGATCAAGGAGATCAAGGAGGTCATCGAGCTGCCCGTCAAGCACCCCGAGCTCTTCGAGGCGCTGGGCATCGCGCAGCCCAAG ggaGTGTTGCTGTACGGCCCCCCCGGCACCGGGAAGACGCTGCTGGCCCGGGCCGTGGCCCATCACACCGACTGCACCTTCATCCGGGTCTCGGGCTCCGAGCTGGTGCAGAAGTTCATCGGAGAAG gGGCCCGGATGGTGCGGGAGTTGTTCGTGATGGCCCGGGAGCACGCCCCCTCCATCATCTTCATGGACGAGATCGACTCCATCGGCTCTTCGCGCCTGGAGGGGGGCTCCGGCGGCGACAGCGAGGTGCAGCGCACGATGCTGGAGCTGCTCAACCAGCTGGACGGCTTCGAGGCCACCAAGAACATCAAG GTCATCATGGCCACCAACAGGATCGACATCCTGGACTCGGCCCTGCTGCGCCCGGGCCGCATCGACAGGAAGATTGAGTTCCCCCCACCCAATGAGGAG GCCCGCCTGGACATCCTCAAGATCCACTCGCGGAAGATGAACCTGACGCGGGGCATCAACCTGCGCAAGATTGCCGAGCTCATGCCGGGGGCATCGGGGGCCGAAGTCAAG gGCGTGTGCACGGAGGCCGGGATGTACGCCCTGCGGGAACGGCGCGTCCACGTGACGCAGGAGGACTTCGAGATGGCCGTGGCcaag GTCATGCAGAAGGACAGCGAGAAGAACATGTCCATCAAGAAGCTGTGGAAATGA